The following DNA comes from Papaver somniferum cultivar HN1 chromosome 4, ASM357369v1, whole genome shotgun sequence.
CATAAattccttctccttcttttacATGCCACCATGTTTGTGCTGCTTGCATCTCCAACGCAGCTAAGGTCGAACCAGTAGCTACTAGATGAGTGTCACCGTAGCTTAAACCCATCAATGCAGCTGAATAATAGGCATTAACAGCTTCGCTAGTACTTTCTTGATTCCTCCCATCAGCAAATTCAGTTAATCCTCCTGCCCATGAATGCAGCTTCCACAGATCAAAATTCCTTAGCCTAGGGTAATTCGAACTTGCTTTTCTACCCAAATTCATAAAATCTGCCATTAGAGAATAAGCTTGAGGTCTGTACTTTCTTCCCCAAGCAGGATCAAGTTTTCCAAGGACAGCAATGACATAAAGAAAGTGACCAAGATGGTAATGGTGATCATTATAGATTCCAAACCCGAAATCTCCCCCAGAGTCAACTGAACCTAGCTTGGTTATAATCCCACCCCATTTTGAATCAAACAAGAATCCATTTCCATTAAAATTCCCATCTAACCAAGGTTCAGTTGAATGTTTTAAAAACTTGACAATCTCAGGAATTACATCCGGGAAACAAACTTCTTCAGCAATCAATGCTAACCTAGCAGCTCTTGCAATTGCTTTCCCATAAAAGTAGGATGAATTGGTAGCTATAGGAGTAGAACTCAAACCTTTCACATCATTTATTAAGGCAAAAACGATTTCAGGGAAAGACTCTTCCTTAACACCTCTAATTGAATGCCAAGTTACAGAAATTGGAtgggttttcaaaacccatttgctACCAACAACTCCTACAAGATCACCATCCATACTTTTGTACTTAAAATCATTCAAAACAGTAACACTACAATCATCAGCCGACAATAGACGCAAATGAAGAGGATGAGCAAGTAACAACACATCTCCCCAATCCCATTCTTTCTTCTCCCATTTGTATTCCAAACAaaagggtttggtgaaaatagcaTCACCAGAAATTGGGTAAGAACGACTATACCGATCAAGTGTGTTTTCGAAACTTGGGTCAGGCACAACAGCAAACCTAATTACGCCAGTGAATCCATTAGAGGTAAGAACATTACCATTTTGTGTAAGATCAATTGCAGATGATGAATAAAAAACCCATGTTTGATTGTTATTGAGCTTAATTGTGTGTTTATCTCTTGAACTATTCGATGAAATAGATAGAATTGAATGAATTGTTGAGATTGAAACACGAGTATTATTACTAACACAGCAAGTCAAATACGGACTTCCTCTAACCAGATAAAACCGTAAACCAGAAGGAAGATCTAATGTAACACTAAGATCACTGAAATCAGATATGACATGATCATTATTACCAGAGTTGTTCTCAGCAGCTGAGATCGTAAGATCAGGAACAAATACTTGGTAGATAAAAGCCGCAGTAATGAAACGAGATGGATAAGAGCAAGATAAAGATGACGCTGAAGATTTGATTAAATATGGATGTATGTATTCAGGTTGATCACCATTTTTCAGAGCGAAATTCTGGAAGAAAGAGTTTGTGGGAAGCGGTGAAGAGAGAAGATGAGGAGAGAAAAAACGAGATGGATCAGGAATTACAGTTGATTCAGCTTTTGGAAACAGAAACGGAACAAATGATGATCTGTAAGGCATGATTCTTGAATCAACAGTTTCAGGAGGAGATGGAGATTCAggtggaggaagaggaggagatgGTTCTTGGGGTTTTGAAGGTCTTTGGGGCTGCTTTTTAAAGGGTTTAGTGATTATAGTTGTGATTTTTCTTTTAAACTTTTTTAATACCATTATTTATAGTATGTATCTAATTAAGGAAAATAGAAATTATTGGGGAAAATTAGTTGGAGATATTGATGACGCGGTTTGGAAACGTGAGGAGTTGTTTGACTATAAAAGTATTGGTTTCCTAGCAAATCATGAGAAAATGAGGTTTGAAGTAAACTTAATAATGAAGAGATGTGCCCCAGTTTGGGGATAAGACTATATTGAGGTTGATTTTTCAAAAATAGATAAGATTGGACTATGTTGTAAAAAAGTTGATTGGATTGGAAGTGGTGACTTATGGAAATGAGAATTGTGTTTGGAACAGATTATATAAATTTGATGGGAGTTAGAGTGAGGGGAAGGACAATGGAATTGAAGTGATGGGGAAGAAATGAAAGGAATCTATCATTAAATCAATTTTAAGTTGCGTTTTCGTTTTTAATGGTTGTGTTTGGTCACTTGGTGTGCAATTAAATCGTATAATTTGGTGGATAATTTGTTTGATTGGCAGAAATAGTATCGGTAGGAAGAGTGTGAAAGATGGTGTTGGTTGAATAGATTGCAAGGGAAGTAGGGGAATTTGGTTTTTTTGTATAGACTTCTAGTTGAGTTTTAGTATACATACATGGATTTGCAAGATATGTAATGTAGGTAGGGTCTATGGATACAAAATAGCTTGAGTGTAGGAGTTAGTACGAAAATGGTTTTTGTCTAGTGTTACGAAAGAAATCGTACCAAACAGGTAAATAGTTTGTTcagaaaaaaaatttgattcaaaaCATTTTTGATCTACCAGCATCACAAATAACCATTCTAGAAAAACATTTTTTACTTACGAGCATCAGAGACATCTAATAGTGTGTCTAAAAATTTATAGTTGGGCTAACAAAAATTAGACAttctctaagagcatctccaacagaaggtgtaaaaaatcctacatggattttttatttagtccttttatttatgaGGTCTACACATAGAATAAATATAGGACCTCATATCAaaaaaaccatctccaacagtgagaattttaactcttagaattaaaagaaaattggttaaaaacatgacgtggaggtgcaaccggaggtgtagataacactttcttgaacacctttatatttagtaattggtccctcTTAACTTGTAGGTTCCTactattggagatggatttatgccaaacgggggtctaaaatcctacgtgtcactaaaaataaatatatccacactctcttggagatgctctaactCTAAGAGAAGATATAACCAAAATGAAAAATGTACACATAGCAGGCACATATAGATCGGCTAATGATGACATAATCACTTGACTTCCAACGGCAAGAACTCTATTTGCTTCAGATTTATACCATAAAATGATAActcaacccaaaaaaaaaaaaaccatcactTGACCATGAGTCCATGACATAACAATTTAATCCACTTGACCATCATCACATCACAACCACAAGATCACACACATGCACACCTAGTTGACCTTTCAACCAGTGTTGACAAAAGTCAACAATGATTTTACTCCCTCACCCAACACCTATGATTCATGATTTTACTCCCTCCATGATCATCTGCCTCATGAATGACGTATGGGTATGTTGAAAGCTTAAGAAAAAACTGGGTTTTGTTTGACTAGAATCTAAACCCTTCCATGTTGAtcaaaaattttaaaaacttgtagattttactttgatttccaacTTTTGTGTTGCATTAGTGTGTTGAAACATGTTGTATCAGAATTGTGTTCAAAGTTCAAGCCAAGATTCCAGTTTAAAAGACTAACCTCCCAAAAGTTCCAAAGCTGATTGTGCAGGCAACTCCACAGTGGGGAGCTACAGAAGTTAGGCTGCCCATTGTAAGCCTCATAACTGACTCCAATTTTGTTGCATTCGAGACCATCTAATGTGAACCGTACTCTTTCCAGCAGCATCCACTTAGAAAAGTTCGTCCCAAGGTTTCCTGGTTGTCCAGGGGCACCCTTCAACAAATATGGAAATTTTAGCCTAGAGCAAACCACGAGAACATGTAATAATGTAGTGGGAAGTGGGAACAACATAAGTATGGAAATTTCACTGCAAAATAGACAGAAAGTAAAGAAGAAAGGGGATGTACAGCTGTTCGCATATTAAGACTAAGTATGACATCCTAAGCAGTGTACTAAGGTCAATTAGTCGTTCAAATATGTTTACTTAATCAAGCATACCAGTCTTGGCATTACGAGATAGAAGTCCTCGAATGATGGAATACTTGTGTAGCCAGCAAAATCACCAATAAGGCTAACTCTTAGAAAATTATCACCAGATGACATTGTTCTGTTATCAGGACCAACAACCACCTCCTACAAGTGAATCCACGGATGAACAATTAAGACTACATCCGTATTACTTAGAGAAGCATAAATTTACAAATTAGGTCTTGGTTGAAAACAGTTAGACAAGTATGAGTAGGCACAATATGCAAAAGAGCCACATAAACAAATGAATGTGAAATCGCTTGTATCAACATACTGATACTTTAGATCctttttttacttcaatttgaacaCTAAATCCAAGTGATCGCTTTCCAATACCGAAAACGTGGAACCTGTTGGTGGCAAAAAGATAGATTATTAATACATCATTTTCTGATAATACGCACAAATAACATCAAGTACatataggggtgtaaattcgggcaggctgggccgcccgacccaaaaactaagacaggccgggcaggccaggcttaatatttgtgagcccgtaaacaaattcaggccggacaggcggggcacaagtagataatttgctactcaaagaccgcccaaagcccgttttttatacgggcaggctagatcgggccggacaggccactattttgaaattttttttttaagtttaaattttcaaatgaacggtattaaatacaatatcctttcctttccaacattgcatatcgtaagtgatagtattattttatatttaaattacattgacaaatttttaattttagcctataataaataattaattatagTACAATAaattttctaataagaaaatatattaccattaatgttttgaaaaagttaattataagtaaaaaaaaacaattatatattttatttttcttgacacaaaattaacaattataaaattgtaacttttaagtctttttaagagaatattaaatgattaatggcacatagaaggctttcaggccgggcaccaggccgggtatcaggccgggcatcataattaatcgcaaagcccgagaccgcccaataaattaatccaggccagaccgggtggtccatgacaggccataacaggctttgggctacttcgggtacagacgAGCTCTGGCGGATACAGGCagaccgagtattttcgggtattatttacacccctaagtACATATAACTGAAGGCAGGGATTAAAAGTAGATTCTGTCAGCTGACCAAGGTGAACTGTATGGCTAAACTCAAATTTGTTGCTAGCAACACTTAACTTGGTAAAATCCTATCATGGGAGTATATAAAAAGGgagattgcaaaaaaaaaaaaaacaaaaaaaaaaaaatccaatagtTCTCGTATCCCGTAGAAACCAGATATTTTTCCACCAAAGACTCAAACTACAAAGAACAAATCTGTAGGCAACTACAATCAGACACAACAGAAAGTATGACCAAGAATACTTGACTAAAAAGGAAATGTTTAGTCATTTTTCGCAAGCTATCAGGGCAAAACTACAGTGCATAGGCAAGAAATGCCGATAGGCAATGATGTTTCGTTAACAAAAGTCCCTCCTTTTTATATCCCAAAAACAAACCGAATGAGAATAAACTCTCAGAAATGAGAAGTTGCAAGAAATAACAAGGTCTGGTGTACAATGTCGACCAAATGCATTTTCACGTTCCACGCCACATGAGACTCTAGGTAGAGATTATTAAAATGAAGCTGCTTATTAGAATTACAAAACTATCACAAGGTTAACCCAGTAGCCATACCAATCACCTAGAAATCGAACACAATGAGCAGTGTTGGCTTTCCCTTTCAACAACTTCGAAACTATCAAATTAACAGCAGAATCATCAAACAAATATTCAAATCAAGCCAAGATCAACTAACATCAAACTACACACCAATTACTTACAGATATCCCCACACGATGAAGGCACGCGTCGCTGCGTCCCACAAGGGCAACATGTTGGCTTTACACAAGAGATCAACAATGCAATATCAGACCAAATAGAATAGATTATGTAATAGAGATTATCACAGGTAAAACGCACAATATTTGATATACTTAAATGAAATCTTCAGTCACTAGATACTGCTGCAATGGTTAGATAGTAGatacacaaaaataaaaagatgCTATAGAATCGCTACAAGACTGAATCATTCTAGAGGCAAAGCAGCATACGCCGCTGTTTTGGCATCCCAACAGCCAGTTCATTATTTTTTCCCTAATATATGATATAGGGAAGATAGGGTATGAGGTGTTTTTGATACTAACACCTCAGGGAAACACTACTCATTGATACTTAACCAGTAACAGTGCTAAGAGTCTTCTTAGAAAAAAACTCTTTTGGTCCTTTTATCATACACTTGTTTGACATATCATTTTCAACACCACTTACAATCACTGGAGAGATTCAAAGATAGAATAAGTGGTACCAAATATGATTCACCTAACAATTCAAGATAACTTTACCTGAGTATGCTCGATAATGTGACCACTTTCGTCTCTTAACCTGATAAAATCATTATTACAATCCATTTAAACAATGTAAAATAAAGAAACAGAATCAGACAAatacaaaatcatcaaaataaaccTAGAAAAAAAATCTGATCTAACCTTTCACAAACGCCAACAACATTAGCATCAGCATCTCGCATACATTTACGCGTTTTAACGAAATACTCTTCAGGTTTATAAGGAACATCTCTTATATATGTGAGCTCGTATATCGCAAAAGCTGCAGACTTCTTAACAGTCACAACAGGTGGAATTCTCACAGTTTGCATCTTCTGAGATGAATTCTCCTCTACTTCTACTATTTCCGCAACAATCGAAGCCTCTCTACCATTCTACTCACAAAAATTCGGGGATCCAAAAGTAAATAACCACTAATTCTTAATTgaagattctcaaaacaaaaaaaaaaatacgaaATCGATTACCGATTCACTTGGAACAGCCATATTAACAACAATCTTTCGACTACAGTTCAAGATATCACCAGATtctgaagttttctcacatttttCTAGTTTCGATTTTGACAGGATTTGAACTCCGACTACACAATTTAGAATgtaaaaaagaaacaacaagtagaagaagaagatgataaagacGAAGATctcagatttcttcttcttcatgt
Coding sequences within:
- the LOC113274845 gene encoding probable endo-1,3(4)-beta-glucanase ARB_01444 is translated as MVLKKFKRKITTIITKPFKKQPQRPSKPQEPSPPLPPPESPSPPETVDSRIMPYRSSFVPFLFPKAESTVIPDPSRFFSPHLLSSPLPTNSFFQNFALKNGDQPEYIHPYLIKSSASSLSCSYPSRFITAAFIYQVFVPDLTISAAENNSGNNDHVISDFSDLSVTLDLPSGLRFYLVRGSPYLTCCVSNNTRVSISTIHSILSISSNSSRDKHTIKLNNNQTWVFYSSSAIDLTQNGNVLTSNGFTGVIRFAVVPDPSFENTLDRYSRSYPISGDAIFTKPFCLEYKWEKKEWDWGDVLLLAHPLHLRLLSADDCSVTVLNDFKYKSMDGDLVGVVGSKWVLKTHPISVTWHSIRGVKEESFPEIVFALINDVKGLSSTPIATNSSYFYGKAIARAARLALIAEEVCFPDVIPEIVKFLKHSTEPWLDGNFNGNGFLFDSKWGGIITKLGSVDSGGDFGFGIYNDHHYHLGHFLYVIAVLGKLDPAWGRKYRPQAYSLMADFMNLGRKASSNYPRLRNFDLWKLHSWAGGLTEFADGRNQESTSEAVNAYYSAALMGLSYGDTHLVATGSTLAALEMQAAQTWWHVKEGEGIYEDEFSKENRVVGVLWANKRDSGLWFAPPEWRECRLGIQLLPLLPITEILYSDLGFARELVKWTLPALSREGVGEGWKGFTYALEGLYDKESALGKIRSLTGHDDGNSLSNLLWWIHSRSEEDDDGYGGGGKYCWFQHYNH